A section of the Saliniramus fredricksonii genome encodes:
- a CDS encoding FAD-binding oxidoreductase, translating into MSTAMSARYDIEAFKKRIDGVKIEENPALVRQKSRDFFWYSPTLKRQLDAVTADIVVSPASEQQVLQVLAAAHDHAIPVTPRGTGTGNYGQAMPLSGGILLDLSQFNAVREIGHGRVVAEPGTVIAALDKETRSHSRQEIRLHPSTYHTASIGGFIAGGSGGVGSIRWGGLRDTGNIIRLKVATMEASPRILEFTGDDIHKVSHAYGTNGIITEVEMPLTPAHDWVDVIVGFDDLRAATQFANDLGEQDGLLIKELGLVAAPIAHDHFKRHRKFIAREQHVVLIMVADFQTAPLMGFIKRYRGAQVLFRNDQLPAEDLKGLPPVFELSWNHTTLRALRDDPSITYLQVLYPFPNQIELVQRIHERFGEEVPAHLEFVKFDGKVTCFGLPLVRFSSEERLEEIMAIHEEMGAPIFNPHRYTLEEGGMKQTDETQLAFKREADPQGLLNPGKMVAWEDPDYDFKSGKNFLFKGLAAQGAG; encoded by the coding sequence ATGAGCACAGCCATGAGCGCGCGCTACGACATCGAAGCCTTCAAGAAGCGCATCGACGGCGTGAAGATCGAGGAAAATCCCGCTCTGGTGCGCCAGAAGAGCCGGGATTTCTTCTGGTATTCTCCCACGCTCAAGCGCCAGCTCGACGCGGTCACTGCGGATATCGTGGTCTCGCCCGCTTCCGAGCAACAGGTCCTCCAGGTGCTCGCGGCGGCCCATGACCATGCGATCCCGGTGACGCCGCGCGGCACCGGCACCGGCAATTACGGGCAGGCCATGCCGCTTTCCGGCGGGATCCTTCTGGATCTGTCGCAATTCAACGCCGTGCGCGAGATCGGCCATGGCCGGGTCGTGGCCGAGCCCGGCACCGTCATAGCTGCCCTCGACAAGGAGACGCGCAGCCATTCGCGTCAGGAGATCCGGCTGCACCCATCCACCTACCACACCGCCTCGATCGGCGGCTTCATCGCCGGCGGCTCCGGCGGTGTCGGCTCGATCCGCTGGGGCGGCCTGCGCGATACCGGCAACATCATCCGCCTCAAGGTGGCGACGATGGAGGCGAGCCCGCGCATTCTGGAATTCACCGGCGACGACATCCACAAGGTCTCGCACGCCTATGGCACCAACGGTATCATCACCGAGGTCGAGATGCCGCTCACCCCCGCCCATGACTGGGTCGACGTGATCGTGGGTTTCGACGACCTGCGCGCGGCGACGCAGTTTGCCAACGATCTCGGCGAGCAGGACGGCCTCCTGATCAAGGAACTCGGCCTCGTCGCGGCGCCGATTGCGCATGATCATTTCAAGCGCCACAGGAAATTCATCGCGCGCGAGCAGCATGTGGTGCTGATCATGGTCGCTGATTTCCAGACGGCGCCGCTCATGGGTTTCATAAAGCGCTATCGCGGGGCGCAGGTGCTGTTCCGCAATGACCAGCTCCCGGCAGAGGATCTCAAGGGCCTGCCGCCGGTCTTCGAGTTGTCGTGGAACCACACCACCTTGCGGGCCTTGCGGGATGACCCGTCGATCACCTATCTGCAGGTGCTCTACCCCTTCCCCAACCAGATCGAACTGGTACAGCGCATTCACGAGCGCTTCGGCGAGGAAGTGCCGGCGCATCTCGAATTCGTGAAATTCGACGGCAAGGTCACCTGTTTCGGCCTGCCGCTGGTGCGCTTTTCAAGCGAGGAGCGGCTGGAGGAGATCATGGCGATCCACGAGGAGATGGGCGCGCCGATCTTCAACCCGCATCGCTACACGCTCGAAGAGGGCGGCATGAAGCAGACCGACGAGACCCAGCTCGCCTTCAAGCGCGAGGCCGATCCGCAGGGCCTGCTCAATCCGGGCAAGATGGTCGCCTGGGAGGATCCCGATTACGATTTCAAATCGGGGAAGAACTTCCTGTTCAAGGGTCTCGCGGCGCAGGGCGCAGGCTAG
- a CDS encoding cytosine deaminase, translating into MAADDRNAHDHATGFLPIPATGDYRLDNASVPHCMLSAGGVKPDAAGLCHVDLVIRHGRILGVTPSGTSAHETDLPVIDTRGALVMPRLVDIHTHLDKGFIWNRAPNPDGTFPGALDTAQSDREANWDAQDLARRMDFGLRCALAHGTGAIRTHLDSIGKQTALSWPVFAELRETWRDVITLQATSLFLLDDILENGEEFAQVVETTARYEGQLGGVTFAGHAPDARTDAALDKLFAAAIRHGLDLDLHVDESDSHHARTLERVADAAIRHRFPNRILCGHCCSASLMEEGDLDRLIDKLARAGIAVVSLPMCNMYLQDRASGRTPRWRGVAPVQEFRTAGIPVMFASDNTRDPFFAYGDLDLIEVFCEATRIAHLDHGEGDWLRAIAGTPATIMNLDRAGRIESGDPADLLILRARSMNELLSRPRGDRMVLLGGRPIATTPPPYDELDMIA; encoded by the coding sequence ATGGCCGCCGATGACAGGAACGCGCATGATCACGCAACGGGCTTCCTGCCGATCCCGGCGACCGGCGATTACCGCCTCGACAATGCAAGCGTGCCCCATTGCATGCTCTCGGCGGGAGGTGTGAAGCCGGATGCGGCTGGTCTGTGTCATGTCGATCTGGTGATCCGGCACGGGCGCATCCTCGGCGTGACACCCTCGGGCACGAGCGCGCACGAAACCGACCTTCCGGTCATCGATACGCGCGGCGCGCTGGTGATGCCGCGTCTCGTCGATATCCACACCCATCTCGACAAGGGCTTCATCTGGAACCGTGCCCCCAATCCCGACGGCACATTCCCCGGCGCCCTCGATACGGCCCAATCCGACCGCGAGGCCAACTGGGATGCTCAGGATCTGGCGCGCCGCATGGATTTCGGCCTGCGCTGCGCGCTCGCCCACGGCACCGGCGCGATCCGCACCCATCTCGACTCCATCGGCAAGCAGACGGCGCTCTCCTGGCCGGTCTTCGCCGAGCTGCGCGAGACCTGGCGCGACGTGATCACGCTGCAGGCCACGTCACTCTTCCTCCTCGACGATATTCTGGAAAACGGGGAAGAATTCGCGCAGGTGGTCGAGACCACGGCGCGCTACGAGGGCCAGCTCGGAGGCGTCACCTTCGCCGGCCACGCTCCCGATGCGCGCACCGATGCCGCCCTCGACAAGCTGTTTGCGGCCGCGATCCGGCACGGGCTTGATCTCGACCTGCATGTGGACGAGAGCGATTCGCACCATGCAAGGACGCTGGAGCGTGTCGCCGATGCCGCGATCCGCCACCGCTTCCCCAACCGGATCCTGTGCGGCCATTGCTGCTCGGCCTCGCTGATGGAGGAAGGCGATCTCGACCGGCTGATCGACAAGCTGGCGCGGGCGGGCATCGCCGTGGTCAGCCTGCCGATGTGCAACATGTATCTGCAGGATCGCGCCTCCGGGCGGACACCGCGGTGGCGCGGGGTGGCGCCGGTGCAGGAATTCAGGACGGCGGGCATTCCGGTAATGTTTGCCTCCGACAACACCCGCGACCCGTTCTTCGCCTATGGCGATCTCGATCTGATCGAGGTGTTTTGCGAAGCCACCCGCATCGCCCATCTCGATCACGGCGAGGGTGACTGGCTGCGCGCCATTGCGGGCACGCCGGCGACGATCATGAATCTCGACCGGGCCGGGCGCATCGAGAGCGGTGATCCGGCCGATCTCCTGATCCTGCGCGCACGCTCCATGAACGAGTTGCTCTCCCGCCCCCGGGGCGACCGGATGGTGCTTCTGGGCGGGCGTCCCATCGCGACGACACCGCCCCCCTATGACGAACTCGACATGATCGCCTGA
- a CDS encoding ABC transporter permease, with translation MNVQTSNAAGDPATQPANGATLALTASDDAARRGRDFTLALRIGLPLALFAIVVWSWETYVRVAGVPHYILPAPSRIMETMIADWPLLFGSLLQTLKTTFLGLSLAIMGGVGLAVLLSLSRAIEYSLYPYAVVLQVTPVVAIAPLLLIYMPQETAVLTCAWIVAFFPILSNTTLGLQSVDRNLLELFDLYGSARPKWAPRWLGSFIARVKALYYLRGPAALPYFLGGLKIAGGLALIGAVVAEIAAGSAGAGSGLAYRIIESQFRLNIPRLFAALVLLSLTGVIIFLAMSAFAHMLLRRWHESAISQEK, from the coding sequence ATGAACGTGCAGACGAGCAATGCCGCCGGTGATCCGGCGACGCAGCCCGCCAACGGCGCCACCCTCGCGCTGACGGCCTCCGATGATGCGGCCCGGCGCGGACGCGATTTCACCCTCGCCCTGCGCATCGGCCTGCCACTCGCCTTGTTCGCCATCGTGGTCTGGAGCTGGGAGACCTATGTGCGCGTGGCCGGAGTACCGCATTATATCCTGCCGGCGCCCAGCCGCATCATGGAGACCATGATCGCCGACTGGCCGCTGCTCTTCGGTTCGCTGTTGCAGACGCTGAAGACGACCTTTCTCGGGCTCTCGCTCGCGATCATGGGCGGCGTCGGGCTCGCCGTGCTGCTCTCGCTGTCGCGGGCGATCGAGTATTCGCTCTATCCTTACGCGGTGGTGCTCCAGGTCACGCCCGTCGTCGCCATCGCGCCGCTGCTTCTGATCTACATGCCGCAGGAGACGGCGGTGCTGACCTGCGCCTGGATCGTGGCCTTCTTCCCGATCCTGTCGAATACCACGCTCGGCCTGCAATCGGTCGACCGCAACCTGCTTGAACTGTTCGATCTCTACGGCTCGGCGCGCCCGAAATGGGCGCCGCGCTGGCTGGGCAGCTTCATTGCGCGGGTGAAGGCGCTGTACTATCTGCGCGGCCCCGCCGCCCTGCCCTATTTCCTCGGCGGGCTGAAGATCGCCGGCGGGCTCGCCCTGATCGGCGCCGTCGTCGCCGAAATCGCGGCCGGCTCGGCCGGGGCGGGGTCGGGGCTTGCCTATCGCATCATCGAGAGCCAGTTCCGGCTCAACATTCCACGCCTGTTCGCGGCTCTGGTGCTGCTCTCACTGACGGGGGTGATCATCTTCCTCGCCATGTCCGCCTTCGCGCATATGCTCTTGCGGCGCTGGCACGAAAGCGCGATATCGCAGGAGAAATAG
- a CDS encoding ABC transporter ATP-binding protein gives MTAQTAPFPASTPAARHALDAGASISGAAHPGAPLVTLAGIDKVFQNGTIALSGLDLGIREGEFVSLLGPSGCGKSTALRILAGLIPASRGAIGWAGGGDAEAHQRDIGFVFQEPTLMPWASVADNVYLPLRLRGVSRKAASQAIDSCLSLVGLEQFAKSYPRELSGGMKMRVSIARALSLRPKLLLMDEPFAALDEITRFKLNDDILRLQQEFRCTIVFVTHSVFESVYLSSRIVVMAARPGRIIAEIDVDAPRPRDRDFRTTPAYGDYCRKASEALHGAMGYDEHL, from the coding sequence ATGACTGCGCAAACCGCCCCCTTCCCGGCATCGACACCCGCTGCCCGGCACGCCTTGGATGCCGGCGCCTCGATTTCCGGCGCCGCACATCCCGGCGCTCCGCTGGTTACCCTCGCGGGAATCGACAAGGTCTTTCAAAACGGCACGATCGCGCTGTCGGGGCTCGATCTGGGCATTCGCGAGGGCGAATTCGTCTCCCTGCTCGGCCCCTCGGGCTGCGGCAAATCGACCGCTTTGCGCATTCTCGCAGGCCTGATCCCGGCCTCGCGCGGCGCCATCGGCTGGGCCGGCGGCGGTGATGCGGAGGCGCATCAACGCGATATCGGCTTCGTCTTCCAGGAGCCGACGCTGATGCCCTGGGCCAGTGTCGCCGACAATGTCTATCTGCCTTTGCGCCTGCGCGGCGTCTCGCGCAAGGCGGCATCGCAGGCGATCGATTCCTGCCTGTCGCTGGTGGGGCTCGAGCAATTCGCGAAGAGCTATCCGCGCGAATTGTCGGGCGGCATGAAGATGCGCGTCTCCATCGCCCGGGCGCTGTCGCTTCGCCCCAAGCTGCTGCTGATGGACGAGCCCTTCGCGGCGCTCGACGAGATCACCCGCTTCAAGCTCAATGACGACATCCTGCGCCTGCAGCAGGAATTTCGCTGCACCATCGTCTTCGTGACCCATTCGGTCTTCGAGAGCGTCTATCTGTCGAGCCGGATCGTGGTGATGGCGGCGCGGCCCGGGCGGATCATCGCCGAAATCGATGTCGATGCGCCGCGCCCGCGCGACCGGGATTTTCGCACCACGCCCGCCTATGGCGATTATTGCCGCAAGGCGAGCGAGGCCCTGCACGGGGCCATGGGCTATGACGAGCATCTGTGA
- a CDS encoding ABC transporter substrate-binding protein — MMVMTLVSRAAIAASMLAATAFSAAAQDLEQVRFGTNWVAQAEHGGYYQAVVDGTYAACGLDVEIVPGGPQANNRMLLPVGRIDFYMGGNLIQAFSAIREEIPTIVVAASFQKDPQILMSHPDQGLDDFADLPDADQLLIGREGFATSYQWLMVAHGFREDNVRPYTFNPAPFIADPGAVQQGYLTSEPFAIESEAGFTPNVFLLADQGFATYATTIETRRELVEENPDIVQCFVDGSAIGWYNYLYGDNADANAMIMRDNPEMTEDKIAYSIEKLKEYGIVDSGDARELGIGAMTEERIETFFAQMVEAGLFEADLDFRQAYTLEFTNNGVGMELRP; from the coding sequence ATGATGGTCATGACGCTTGTTTCTCGTGCGGCGATCGCCGCCTCCATGCTCGCCGCGACGGCGTTCAGCGCGGCTGCGCAGGATCTCGAACAGGTGCGATTCGGCACCAACTGGGTCGCCCAGGCCGAGCATGGCGGCTATTATCAGGCCGTGGTCGATGGCACCTATGCCGCATGCGGGCTCGATGTCGAGATCGTGCCGGGTGGCCCGCAGGCCAATAACCGCATGCTGCTCCCCGTGGGCCGCATCGATTTCTACATGGGCGGCAACCTGATCCAGGCCTTCTCGGCCATCCGCGAGGAGATTCCCACCATCGTCGTCGCCGCGAGCTTCCAGAAAGACCCGCAGATCCTGATGTCGCATCCCGACCAGGGACTCGATGATTTCGCCGATCTGCCCGATGCCGACCAGTTGCTGATCGGGCGCGAGGGTTTTGCCACCTCTTATCAATGGCTGATGGTGGCGCATGGTTTCCGCGAGGACAATGTCCGCCCCTATACCTTCAACCCGGCTCCCTTCATCGCCGATCCGGGCGCCGTGCAGCAGGGCTATCTGACCTCGGAACCCTTCGCCATCGAATCGGAAGCCGGCTTCACGCCCAACGTCTTCCTCCTGGCGGATCAGGGCTTTGCCACCTATGCGACCACGATCGAGACCCGTCGTGAACTGGTCGAGGAGAACCCCGATATCGTGCAATGCTTCGTTGATGGCTCCGCCATCGGCTGGTACAATTATCTTTATGGCGACAATGCTGACGCCAACGCGATGATCATGCGCGACAATCCGGAAATGACAGAAGACAAGATCGCCTATTCCATCGAAAAGCTGAAGGAATACGGGATCGTCGATTCGGGTGATGCCCGCGAACTGGGTATCGGCGCCATGACGGAGGAGCGGATCGAGACTTTCTTCGCGCAAATGGTCGAGGCAGGCCTGTTCGAAGCCGATCTCGATTTCCGCCAGGCCTATACGCTGGAATTTACGAATAACGGCGTCGGCATGGAACTGCGGCCCTGA